Sequence from the Miscanthus floridulus cultivar M001 chromosome 16, ASM1932011v1, whole genome shotgun sequence genome:
aggccttgtttagttttaaaaagttttcctaaaaagtgctacagtagttattacatcgaatcttgcgatacgtgcatagagcattaaatatagacgaaaaaaaactaattgcacagtttggttggaaatcgcgagacgaacgttttgagcctaattagtccatgattaaatactaattgccaaataaaaataaaagtgctacggtagccaaattcctaaatttctaacaactaaacaaggccttaattttTTAGTCACTAAACAGTGGAAAAAGCAATAGACTAGTGTAAACCCAAGAGATTAAAAAGCAAGAGACTAGTGTGAAACCAAGAGATAGTCATGCACGCTACACGATGTTTATCTCTCTCATGACATGATATACCTATTGTTGCCTCTCTCTCCCCCACGTTTACCAGCTTAGAGATAATGCTAGCTTTACATTGTTGAAGACCTCATAAGAGGCCTTGGAACCACTTTGGCGTGCGATAACCCCACCACCCGTAGGTTGTAGCAAGATGGACCAAACACAACCACACAGTAATGATGCTGGCTGACTACCTAACTAAATAGCAAAGTCGTAGTGGTCATCAAAAGAAGtgagcatgaatgcacattcatgTCGACTTCTGTTAGCCTCTTCCATAGGCTATACTTACATAGGGGGTACGTATAGTTAGTTTTAGTTACGCTAGACCCAGGATGCAAGCCTGCTAGctcagttagttagtttaggcctcgtttagattgcaaaaaaaaaaatgaacccgataaatagtatcattttcgttttatttgataaatattgtccaatcgtggaccaactaggctcaaaagattcatctcgtggtttccaactaaactgtataattagttatttttttttacctacatttaatactctatgcaagcggctaaaaattgatgtgatggagagagggtgaaaaaacttggaatttggatggcatctaaacaaggccttagtcttATTTTTCTTCGTCCTATTTAATTCTAGGTTCTTTCCAAAGCATATACAGTTAGACCGAATCTAATTTTCATGCAACATCACTTACCTTTTTAAGTTATTGTGTGCACTTGTTCATACCCTACACGGAGCCAGGTAACCTATCTGTTGACGCTTAACTAGGTCACCACACCGGTAAGGAGCTAGCTAGATCGCTCAATGTAGGGCCTAGCCAACTTTTAGATCACTTGGCATCTAGGGTATGTCCGCACATGGACCTGGTGCCTCTAGCGATGAGCACGAAACGCAGGACACGTCACCGGATGAGCCTTGTCAGGAGCAAAATACGCAAGACACACCAACGAGGTCTTTTGAGACCCGAAACCAGACACACCCACCTAGAGGGACCCCATCGGGACATGTGACAGCTATGGGCTGTCCTAGCTAGCCTAGCCGCTCTAGGGTGTCATCATCGTCGATCCACCGGCCAGCAACGGTGATGTAGCATTGGGCACATCAATCGGTCATGGCCCTTATATTTATAaggagggggtggtcttatctctGAGGAGGTCAAAAACACTTTCAAAACCCGTCAAAACACGAGTTAGATCCGAACTGGCATGTAGAAACCAGCCTGGCTCGTTCCAAAACCGGCCTTGCCAGAACCGGTCTGGCCAGTTTTTCTGCACCTCCAGGTAGAAGCCTTCTGAAAATCATAATTAATTCATATGGACTCCAAATGAGATGATCTTTATATACGTTTGTCAATCTGCTCAACAAGAGAAACGCAATGGTGCAATCTAATTTTGGGAACCGGCCAGGCCGGTTTCGGCTGGGTCAGCCCGCAAAAAAACTATTTTCTTCGTTTGGGCTCCAACTAAGATGATCTAAGTATGCTTTCTGACCGTCTCGACGAGATAAACATGATGGCAGACCCCATTATGCCCTTTGCACAATTTTGGGTGACTACACTATCTAAATGAAATTGTGCATCCATTGGTGTACTTCATCCAGCTATTATTGGGATGAGCCACGGTACAACCCAGTTCATTATTCAGGTCTACTAGCTAGTTCCAAGCCACTTCTAGCCTATCAAGGTTAATTAGTTGAAATGCCCACATGCCATTAAGGTTTGGGACAAATCTCGTAGGCTTGAAAACTGGCGACAAATTCTAGTCCTATGCTTGACCTTAACCAAAATAAGCAGGAAACATGGGCCTCAGTGCCATCAAGTCTTCCGTAGTATTTTAGCACATATTTATTTTTAGGCGCATGAACATTTTTATCTAAATGCACAATTCATTTTTCATTCTAATATATTTTCCATTTCATCCATGACTTGCTttctacaactttttaaattaatTCTTGATAAATTATAATCTCTCTATTACTAACTACAAAAACTAATTATTCTTCTTTTTTGAAATGGATAAAATTAATTATGCTTGTTCTATTTATTTGCAGCTCTATAAACATTGTGTTCTGTATTGTGAGGCCATTTTAAGGAATGCAGAAAGATGTGTTTGCGTGAAAAGGATTTCTGTTGTAAAGAGGAAGACATTTCTCCAATTGATTTGAAATCACTAATTCTTGATGAGCGAGGATTTCAAGCACACATTAGATGCACAGCAGAAATTAACTGTGATGCCACCGATGTCAGATGAAATATTGAAATGCTAGGTCATATAATTTCTGAAGACGGTTAAAGTTTTTCTTTACCAACTTGTCTTGCTACAACTTCATACAATCATTTGGTAGCAGGTATTTATGATGGAAACAGAGAAGAATGGAAACATTCTTATGCAAAGGTATGAGGTTGGCAAATTATTGGGGCAAGGAACTTTTGCCAAGGTATACCATGCTAGGAACATAGAGACGTCTCAAAGTGTTGCTATCAAGGTTATTGACAAGGACAAAATTTTCAAGGTTGGCCTAATGGAGCAGATCAAACGAGAGATATCAGTGATGAAACTGGTGAGGCACCCAAACATCGTGCAACTTTATGAAGTCATGGCTACTAAATCAAAGATATATTTTGTGCTTGAATATGTCAAGGGTGGTGAATTATTTAACAAAATTGCTAAAGGAAAGTTAAGAGAAGATGCTGCAAGGAAATACTTCCAGCAATTGGTTAGTGCAGTTGATTTTTGTCATAGTAGGGGTGTGTATCATCGTGATTTGAAGCCAGAAAACCTACTCGTTGATGAGAATGGGAAtctaaaaatttcagattttggaTTGAGTGCTCTTACTGAATCAAGACGCCAAGATGGTCTTCTACACACAACTTGTGGTACTCCAGCATATGTGGCACCAGAGGTTATTAGCCGAAAAGGATACGATGGTGCAAAGGTTGACACATGGTCTTGTGGAGTGATCCTATTTGTTCTTATGGCTGGATATCTTCCTTTCCAAGATTCAAATTTGATGGAGATGTATAGAAAGATTGGAAAAGCAGATTTCAAATGTCCACCGTGGTTTCCATCTGATGTACGCAAGTTAGTGTCAAGAATTCTTGATCCAAATCCAAGGACTAGAATGCCAATTACAAAAATAGTGGAATGCTTTTGGTTCAAAAAGGGTATTGACagcaagctaatccgaaagaatatTGAGATAAAGGGGAAAGTTTCAGCTCTAACTAATGTTAAACAGGATGTAGCAAAGGTTACCAACCTTAATGCTTTTGACATTATTTCCCTTTCAGAAGGCTTTAATCTTTCAGGCTTGTTTGACGAGTCCGACAAAAGAAAAGAGGCAAGGTTCACATCTAGTCAATCAGCTTCAACTATTATCTCAAAACTAGAAGATGTCGCCACCAGTTCAAAGCTTACAGTAAAGAAGAAAGAAGGTGGTGTGCTAAAAATGGAAGGTGAAAATGAAGGAAGGAAAGGTGTACTGTCTATCGATGCAGAGATCTTTGAAGTTACTCCTTCCTTCCATCTTGTAGAGATCAAGAAAAGCAATGGGGATACGATAGAATATGAAAATTTGTTTAAACAGGACATGAAACCAGCGCTCAAAGACATTGTTTGGGCTTGGCAAGGTGAGCGTCAGGATCAATAGGCCGAGAATCGTAATCAGTTATAAATTACTAAACTAGTTTGTTTCCACAATAAGCCATAATGTTGGTTAATGTTCAAAAGTTGTATCTGCTTCGAACTTTCTCGCATTTGACATTAACATGTGATTTGGTTCAGAATTTGTTAAGCAACATCGTTGTTATGTTGCATCTATCATTAATTTCTTTTTTCTGTTGATAATCTACAACTAGATTGGTGAGTGTATAGTTGCCGCATCAAATCAGTTTGGATTGTATGCTAGATGCTTATTTTTACATTGTAATGGGTCGTTTTTCTAGACATTCCTTTTTGTTAAAGAACTCTCTAACCAAAAATTAAGGACATATTAAAAATGGCAACACACAATTTTGAAGGTTCTATAAAATATATTACCATTTGGGAGTCTACTACTTATTTAATCATGATGGAGTATGGAATATTCTACAACTAGGTAAATTTGACATGGCCAAAATATGTAGAAAAGATAagaccttgtttagttccaaaaagttttcccaaaaagtgctacagtggccATCATAttgaatcttgtgatacgtgcatggagcattaaatgtagacgaaaaaaacctaattgcacagtttagttggaaatcatgaggcgaacgttttgagcctaattagtccatgattgaatactaattgtcaaataaaaacaaaagtgctacagtagccaaattctcaagtttcacccaactaaacacagcctaaggaTGATAGAATCTCTAGAGAATAGATATTTTGTTAGAAGAGTGTGGAATGTGCTACATGATACAATCCTAAAAAGGCCAGGTCTAGACCTAATATTAAAGTACATAAACTTCCTTCTTCCAAAACATCTAGAAGCCTCCATTGTTTGTCTCCCACTCTGCTTCATTGTCCCTGTTTGGCCCATTTTGCACCACCAACGTCGGGCAAAGACAGTGAACTCGTGTCAATGGTTCTACCCGACAGTCGCTCCAACTCGGCTCATCACAACAATAGACAGCCTGTTTTGTCGAAAatgatcatggattatttactgctagctggtttggctggtttagtgtgagaaaaatactgtttcagcttataatccacgatcgtatatgatcgtatAAGCCCAGCCGAACAGGTTGAGAATCGGTTGTCTCTCCAATGGCCTAGCTTTATGCAATCTGATTTCCTTGATAGAAatgtacagcctgttcgtttcgtcgtaaacgatcatggattatttactgctggctggtttggtgtgagagaaaattaCTATTCTagtttataatccacgatcgtatacgagcaagcgaacagaccAGTAATCTACCTCTCTTATGCATTATACTACACTCTTAGGACATGCATGCCTAGCTTTTTTATTGCATTATAGGTGGATCCTAAACCTCGACGAGTACCCTAGGGCCTACTCTCTTATGCCAATGACATGGACCCGCCTACATCAACTTTTCAGTGGCCGAGACCAataagcctgttcgtttggctgtggcttgtcgtaaacgatcgtaaattttcagccggaacattttttttctctcacacaaaccagccagcagtacttttttacgaaccagccaaccgaacacgcTAAATGTCTACGAGGTGACTCATGAGGAG
This genomic interval carries:
- the LOC136513279 gene encoding CBL-interacting protein kinase 18-like, with product MMETEKNGNILMQRYEVGKLLGQGTFAKVYHARNIETSQSVAIKVIDKDKIFKVGLMEQIKREISVMKLVRHPNIVQLYEVMATKSKIYFVLEYVKGGELFNKIAKGKLREDAARKYFQQLVSAVDFCHSRGVYHRDLKPENLLVDENGNLKISDFGLSALTESRRQDGLLHTTCGTPAYVAPEVISRKGYDGAKVDTWSCGVILFVLMAGYLPFQDSNLMEMYRKIGKADFKCPPWFPSDVRKLVSRILDPNPRTRMPITKIVECFWFKKGIDSKLIRKNIEIKGKVSALTNVKQDVAKVTNLNAFDIISLSEGFNLSGLFDESDKRKEARFTSSQSASTIISKLEDVATSSKLTVKKKEGGVLKMEGENEGRKGVLSIDAEIFEVTPSFHLVEIKKSNGDTIEYENLFKQDMKPALKDIVWAWQGERQDQ